TCTATGTTAGCAGAAGGGACATGGAGCAGactaaaaaatcaaagtacaaattaaataaacgtttgtcaaatatggtttctgtcatttcaggtggttcttctcacactgatgtttgttcaagtgtttctgatcagtttggttttatttagtgtttGATGATCAGGCTGAgacgtcgtgattgacagctgagactcaagATTGGTGGAGCACGTGTATCGACTGGACCTCGATACCAAGGCTCCACCCGATGATCAGTACagctcagactctgactccaaattaCATcgtcaccacaagatggcagcgtttgtatctgagatcattttggcatcatttctggatagtggaaggaagtggagacttgtCATCCATCTTAATCTACAATCAAAGTTTCAGAAGTCAGATGCATGTTGAAGATCTGTGTTACCTGGACGTTTGAACACTCCGGCCTCGTACCCTCAGATAAAATCAATAATTCAacgatttgtttttttttatgtgtgaattttctgttttctgaaaaactAAAGATTTGAAAATGGGACCTTTAAGTGCAGCTCTCGTGCGCCTGTGCTGCGTTCACGTTCATCAGATGAACTAAATTACAATAATCTGATTTTTGTCTTTACAGTAGAGCTACTGTCAGTGTGCTTCACTGATGAGGgactgagagggaggaaaagagaaagagaggaaggagatgaaAACATCTGGACTCAACAGTTTACCAGTAAAGTCCTGTTTGTAACCAGCTGACGGACCAGTTATAGGCCCTGTTGAGAAACAGACCTCttctgtgaatgtttctgtCCGTCTATCCTCAGGACGTCCAGTTGTCCACTtcctgatgtttttgttttcagcccaTCAAACTCAAAACGtgtatattttaaaatcttGTCTTTTGGATTTGTTCTCAGTGACGTCTGGGAGGAAGTAGCTCGCTCTGAAGAGGCTgagcaggaagtgaaggaggCTAAAGGGCAGAATGCTCCTTTAAAGGTGAATCTGATGCCTGACATATTTTTTATCTTCTGGTTtgtttcatctctttctccttctcctctcttcttcctctcctggtccTGGTCACATTATACCCTGCTGTTTGACTGTCAGGCTCATCATTGAGTCACATGACCTCTCTTTACTTTCATCCATcaactttctcttctttccttcctcgTCCCTCCAtgacccccctcccccttgTCATTAAATGTCTGTCATTCTGTGGATTAAACCCCGCCCCCTCCCTCAGCTACCACATGAACGTCTTCGTCGTGTCGATCTGACTcccccctgcctcctcctccctctctactgcccccctctcctcttcctccttgtcGTCCTTGTCCTTCTCGGCCTCGCTCTCCCACAGCGTGATGAGTGGTGGGTACAGCTCGTTCAGGGGGATGGACGTTGCGTGCTGGATGTACTTCTTCAGCGAGTGGCCGCAGGACTTGTGCTGCTGCACCCGGCGTCCCATGTAGACCATCAGCAGGGCCATGATGGACAGAGCGAACATCGAGCCCATGACGGCCGCCAGCGCCACACTGCTGCGCCGCGAGACCACCAGCTCCACAGAGAAACCTGCCTCCTTAGTGGTGATGTTTAGACAGGAGGTgtggacaggagaggaggaggaggaggaggaagagatgggaGTAGGGGAGGAgctgagggaagaggagggggaggtgagggacggaggagaggaggagacggtgaGGCAGACATGGTACTCTGTGGCAGGAAGGAGGTGGGTCAGGTTGTACTCCTGAACGTCGACTGGGACCTGGAGACACAAAGAGTAAAGTTAGAGAAAAGTGTTGCTCTTCTTTTAGCTCCATGTTTTATCTCCACCCACATCAGCGAGGATCAGAGACACGTGTACAGAGGGTGGATGTGCTCACCTTGGCGGTGTAGCTGATCTGAGGGTTGTCAATGTGCACAGTGGCGCTGGTCCACcgaggcagagggaggggggcgTCCTGCTGGTTCTGACCCTGAGACGAGGATCCTCCACTTGGATACAACCTCCACTCCAACACCACCGACTGAGCGTGAACCacctgcaggaaacaggaaacaagtgaATCTGCATCCTTCAAATGTCAGAAATGAGTCAAACGtagcaacaataaaaaatattttatatcacATCGTCTTTCAAAACTTCtacttaataaaaaataaacaataaaagacagaaagatgaaCCTTGGCCAGAACCACAAGGGAAGCTGCAGACGAGTTCCCCAGCCacggctgctctctgctgggATCACCATCCTGCCGGGCCCCCCCGCCGGGCCACCAGCCCCCAAACCCCTGAGAGTCCACAAACACCGAGACGCTCTTTGTGTCTGCTCCTTCCACATTCCACGCCACACAGGTGTACACACCTGAGAGAGAAGGTAAGACTGGTCAGATCTTTTAGTCAAACTGGACTGGAGCTCCCCCTGCAGGCTGAACGTGAACCTGACCGACCTGCGTCTGATAGCTCGGCGTGTTCGATCACCAACGCTCCTGGGTCTGTCATGCgatgcttcttctttttcttcatcttctttccACTAAGGCCACGGCCCTCCTGGGATATGATTGGTGCAGCCACTGCCTCCGAGCTCACCTGAACAGGTAAAGAGGAGGGGTTACAttttcacctgtgtgtctgtaggttTGTTTATCGGgagaattatttaaaaatgactgaACCAATTAGCATCAGACTCTGTGAGACGTCCCGCTATTTTCAAAGCGTCTGAACTTTTCCAAACAATTTCCTTAACAGacggttcacacacacactctcacaaatcCTCGTGACCCCACCCACCTTGTCTCCAGTGGGTGTGACCCAGTAGAACTGTGGGGCGGGATCAGCGTCCGCCCAGCACTCCAGAGTGATTGGCTGCCCAGCGCTGACGTTCATGCTTGGTGGGAAGGAGTGAGGAGAGATGTGTGGCAGGCAGCTGTTGGCCCCACCCCCGCCCCACCCGGCCGCCACCACCTCCTGTAGCTCCCGACCAATCAAGTGAAGTGGGGACGAGCACACGGTTATGGACGACTCCAGCAGCTTGAGATGTGATTGGTTGCCAAGATGAGGCCCCCAGGAGGAGAGACAGTCGCATCGCAGGGGGTTAGAGTGAAGAGACACCTCCTCCAGGgatgggaggaaggagaggaggtctccagagaggaggctgagctggttactgtggaggaggagagtccGGAGGGACGGCAGGTCACTGAGGACGAGAGGAGACAGGGAAAGAAGACAGAAAGGACAAGAGTTAAAGAGGAGGAGCAAAAGGAGGAAGatgcaaagaaaacataatTGTTCATGTGCGAAATTTTAGAGGaaacatgaaagtaaaaaatggaaatttgagaaaaaagaaaggtgaGGGTGTTCACCTGAAGGCCTGCGGGTCGATGTATGACAGTCGTGGGCTTTTGCACAGCTCCAGTTTGGCCATTTCTGGAAGATTCTGAAAAGCTCCTcgctccaccagcagcagctcttccaTGTTGTTCAGactaaagacaaacacaatcaacatTTACTGGTGTCACAGACAAGGACCCGAGTGGCCCGATCTCATGATGAGTGACACGACTGTCAATCCACCATAACGTGTGGTTGGAGTGATCATTACAATCACTCGGGATGTTCCTACTTTTTGCAGTTGTGTTCTCAGACTGACCTGAGCTCTTCCAGGTgctgaatgttctggaaatcTCCCTGCTGGATTCTGCTGATCGGGTTCCTGTTCAGGTCCAGGAACTTCAAGTTCGGGAGCATGCTCAGAGCATCCCGGGGAACAGACCTGTCAAGAAAACAATCGTTCATCCAGATCACTCAGAACAGTGAGAGAACATCACAAACAGaatcaaactcacacacacctgagctTGTTGTCGTAGAAGGACAGACTCTCCAGGTAGTCAAGGCCCAGGAAGGCGGCAGAGGGGACGGAAGCCAGTCCCATCCCAGCCAGGACCAAGCTATGGAGCCGGGACAGAGGAAGGAAATTCTTCTCCTCCAGACCCAAGATGGGGTTCTCCCCGATCATCAGGATCTCCAGAGATGGCAGGGACTCAAACCAACGACTGTCAATGGCCACCAGCCGATTGGAGTTCAGGTGGAGCCTGCAGTAATGAGCAGAGGCAGAAAAGTTATTCAGATCGAGTTGAGACCCGTTTGGCAAAGAATGATGGTAAATACACGACAgagactgaaataaaaagaacagaTCAACTTTTAGAGCCTTTTATCTCAAGATACAAATGAAGAGAAGGAACCCAAAGGGTGCAGGAGGTTCTACTGTCTTTTAGAAGGGTTTGGTTCTAATGATCATTGAAGAGGTTTCTTTTAAGCAGTTTTTGTGATCACCATTTGGATTCCAGCGGTCCTTCAGCTAAATCTAGTGGTCACTGTTGTAGTGGCTGCAGATCTGTTGGTCTGATGGTCGTCTAGAGGTCCTCTAGATGGTTTTAATGGTCCTTGGGGTGATCTAGTTTTCTAGTTGGTATTTTAGATATTGTAGTCCTAGTAGGTCCTAGTGGACAGTAGTAATGGTCCATAGAGGGGTTTTGGTGATCAGGTGAGACTTCAATCCTACCTTAAGTTAGTCCTTTTGGTCACCAAGGAAACTGTAGAGGACTTTCAAATTGGTTCTGCAGTTTATTTAAGAGGTTTCTATTGTCTCTGATTTGTTACTAAGgcttgtgtttttcaaaaagaagaagaagaagaggaggaggttaCCGCAGCAGGTTTGTGAGGCCGGCGAAGGCTTTGGGTCCGATGGAGGTGATGTGGTTGTGGTTGATGTAGAGCTCCTCCAGACTGGACAGGTTCCTCAGACTGAAGTCCACCAACTCTTCAATATGATTTTCCTCCAGGTACAAAGTCACCAGTCGACCCAGAGTACAGAGACCCATTGAGCTCACCTGGACAGAGTGAAACCActtctttagtgtgtgtgtgtgtgtgtgtgtgtgtgtgtgtgtgtgtgtgtgtgtgtgtgtgtctgtgtgtgtctgtgtgtgtctgtgtgtgtgtgtgtgtgtgtctgtgtgtgtgtgtgtgtgtgtgtgtgtgtgtgtgtatgtgtgtgtctgtgtgtgtgtgtgtgtgtgtctgtgtgtgtgtgtgtgtgtgtgtgtgtctgtgtgtgtgtgtgtgtgtgtgtgtgtgtgtgtgtgtattacctGTGTGAAGTGGTTCTGTGACAGGTCGAGCTCTGTCAGGTTGGTCAGACTCTGAAGTTCAGAAGTGATGGACGAGATGTTGttactctgcagcagcagcacctgaaacacatcaacacaacatcaacacaacaataTAAAATTATATCCATATTTGACTTTGACTAAGTTAGTTCGGTATCGCATTAGGTATAGATGTCACTGTTACCTGTGTGACGTCACTGTTacctgtgtgatgtcactgttacatgtgtgatgtcactgttacctgtgtgatgtcactgctacctgtgtgatgtcacagttacatgtgtgatgtcactgttaCCTGTGTGACGTCACTGTTACCTGTGTGACGTCACTGTTACCTGTGTGACGTCACTGTTACCTGTGTGACGTCACTGTTACCTGTGTGACGTCACTGTTacctgtgtgatgtcactgttaCCTGTGTGACGTCACTGTTACCTGTGTGACGTCACTGTTACCTGTGTGACGTCACTGTTACCTGTGTGACGTCACTGTTACCTGTGTGACGTCACTGTTacctgtgtgatgtcactgttaCATGTGTGACGTCACTGTTACCTGTGTGACGTCACTGTTACCTGTGTGACGTCACTGTTacctgtgtgatgtcactgttaCATGTGTGACGTCACAGTTACATGTGTGACGTCACTGTTACCTGTGTGACGTCACTGTTACATGTGTGACGTCACAGTTAcatgtgtgatgtcactgttaCCTGTGTGTCAGATGAGACGTTGGCTGGTACTCTCTGCAGGTGGAGTTCATTACAGTCGACCGTCCTGGCCTCGTGATACACAGACTGTGGTGTGTACCAGGGccgtgtctcacacacacactgcagagggCACAGCAGAGCGCCACCTAcaggacacaacacaaacaaaacctttatttaaaaacgATTGATTTGAAAACCCATCTTCACACGCCGGTCATCCCGCGTCCTGCTCTCTTTAAAACATACTACTGTTATTTACCTTGGCTGGTCCCGTCCAGTTCAGCacacagtgatgatgtcatgaggCTGACAAGGAGCACGGAGCGGACTGCAGGTCCCATGATGCACTGGGCTGGAGGAAGCGCTGGCTAAATGATGACAACAACTTCCTCCAGATGGTCAGCAGGAGGCGAGTCTCATCTACAACTGGACAGACACAaaagatttaaataataaataaaactgtgtgtgtgtgtgtgtgtgtgtgtgtgtgtgtgtgtgtgtgtgtgtgtgtgtgtgtgttcagaaatAAACAAGGGATTTGTAGTTGGCtgaagagagagcgagggagagagagagagagagagagagagagagagagagagagcgagagagagagagagagacagagagagagagagagagagagagagagagagagagagagagcgagggagagagagagagagagagagacagagcgagggagagagagagagcgagagagagagcgatcgagagagcgagggagagagagagagagagagagagagagagagagcgagggagagagagagagagagagagagagagagagagcgagagagcgagggagagagagagagagagagagagagagagagtgagggagagagagagagagagagagagagcgagagagcgagggagagagagagagagagagagagcgagagagcgagcatttgatttcattatatttgtcactgagctgcctcctctctccacacacGCACTGAGTCTTTAGCCTTAATGGAACCAgatagttgttgttgttgttgttgttgttgtggactTCCACACACACTGAGCGGGACAGGAAACAGGGACACTTTGCCTCTGGTGCCATGGCAACCAGCCAGGAAGTGACACAAGAGGACAAAGTGATGTGAGCGAcctcagctgctctgtgattggtccactCACTGTGTCCCAAATAAACACTGATATTCACAGTGAACTGATTCAGCTGTGAGATATTAAAATActggaaagtaactaagtataTTTACTCCATTATACTTCCATTTCATGCTACTTTATACTATATTCTTCCACAGCAGTTTGGGTTGCAGGTAATTTGTAGAAAGGTTacgatgtgtttttattctttacttttGTACTGAGAGCTGGATTTTATTTGATGCTCCTGTTTGTTCCAGGAGGCGTATCGATATTTCCAGGCTGAACATGAATGCAGCGTGGCGAGGCCGGGCGTTCAAACCTCTGGACCTCCTCCTTCTTGTAAACGACAGACTGAGGGGGGGTGCGTCTCTCTGCTCCAACATCTGAACACATCTCCTCcccctcagctgctgctgagcagaTGGAATATTGATGAGGTGGTGTTAATAATTTAACGAGCTGCGGGCGCCTCGTTAAGTGTCCTGCTGCAGTGGCTGTGAttggaggagagcaggagacgCTAGTTAATTACCTCGGAGCGGTCACACACAGATGTACTTATACCTCTATCTTGGTGAGGTGACTTATTGACAAAAAGGGTTTCCCTCTACCTCACCGTCACCTTAACCATCATAACAACATATCCTatagctaatgctaatgctaatccAGACCCAAACCTGACTCTAACCTGTTCTAGTGATCTTCTTAGACCAGGACCAGAAGTTACACCAGGGCtagctgttagcatgctaactttaGAAGAAGCAAAGACGTgacagaaatagaagaaaacCAGACTTAACATTGGTGTTGCTTTTCACCTCTggagaataaacagtttgtttctgaTGGATCAGCTGATATCCAAACTTGAGCAAACGTTAGCTATGTAGCAATAGTAAAAACGTACAAATATGGCTAACTTAAAACAGTTACTTGATTGATCTAACGACACCAGCTTTGGCATGATTATGAGTTAGCATCCCCTAATGCTAATGCTCAGTCATGTGGGAGTGAAGGTGATCGAGTTAGAAGTTGGTGAAATGAAATCATCCGTTTACGACTTCCTGTTGTCACTCTCGACTGCAGATTCTGACGTCGTCACTAAACGCCAACGACAGAAAACCACAAACGTCAGCTACATTTCTTCAAAGAGCATCGGACGAGCTGAGAGGTAACTGTTAGCTTCGACTGACTGACTGCGACTTCACGGGAGTGAGATTgaataaagtgtaaaaacagtTTCCTGCAGCACAACAGTGACGTTAACCTTTGACCCCTAAGACATTTAACGTCATCAATTcatcattgtattttaattcTGTCATATTTAGTGTGTAGATTTTTGAGTTAACTCCAAAAACAAGTGtggtgaggtcacagtgacctttgacgTTTCATATTTGAGTCGGAGTTTGTACCAGCTGTCGTTGCCTTGGAAAAAACAGACGTCCTGAACCGAGCGTTTCAGTGTCGTGAAGATAAAACACTCGTGTCGTCGTGGAAACGTCCCGAACATGAACCCGACTGAATGAAGTGAAGAAACTTACTGTACAGATGAAGCTGAGTGAAAAGTCCAGTAAGGGATCATTAACGGGACAGTGTCTGTCCCCCCGAGACATTTAGTCCTCACTACTCAGAGGGTGGAGGGACACGCTGCGTCCATCAGGAAATAGTTCCAGCAGGTTTTACATCAGTGAACTTCACAGCTGAAGGAAGAGGATGTGTTTCCACCTGATTACAGGGtttatgctaaactaagctaaccACGTCCTACCAGCTCCAAGATGTGGAGCTGCTCCttttaatgtgttaaatattATTACTACTGAAGTTcatggtttggttttatttttattattcatttttctgttggAGCTGAGACTGTGTCCCAGTGTGTTTTATAATCTATAACCAATGATCTATAATCCAATAACAAATGTAGGTGTCACCGTGATTTAGCTCCGTGTCATTTAAAGCATcatcttcaaacacacacacacacacacgcacgcacgcgcacacacacacacacacacacacacacacacacacacacacacacacacacacacacacacacacacacacactatgggACAGTGTGTGTTATCACCATCCATGTTAAATGGCTCTGACAAATTCTCTTCTATTAAGTCAACGAgtctccttcatcatcatcatcatcatcatcactcgGTCCTGATGAAGAACAGACGCCCATGTTCTCACCTTGTTACTGCTCCGAGCCGACCCGTGCCGAGCCGAGGCAAAGCGGGTGCACCGTGCGGGTGCGGACAGAGATGAACTGGGTCCGGGTAAGGATCGGGACGCTCTCGGGCTGGTTGTGGTTCTGTTGATCCGGATCAGAACAGGACCGGGTccttctcatccctctctcGTGTCCTCTGTCAGGTCCGCAGCAGCTGACTTCACAGCAGCCAATGGCATTTATAGGCCACTGGGTGaaggaccaatcacagctcggATGCTGCACAGAGGCGATGatgtgaaggggggggggggttaacatGACGTAATGCTCCAGATTCTCCAGATgagtctcttcttcttctcttgttgtttttctcagttaCTGAAGTAACTTATTACTTCGGTCGAAGTACTCTATTACAAGTAAAAATACTGTATTAGACATTTGACTGAGGaacaaatgttatttaattatCAACAGATTCAAGTTTCAGAAGAGCATTGTCACTGATTGataatatttagtttaattGATCTGAATGTGAAAAGTCATCGATCAGATAAATGTaatgaagtaaaagtacaatatttataATTAGAGTAGAACAACATCATggtcagtgatgtcacagtgatgtcataGTGATGTCACAGCGATCCAGTAAACCTACATGAGTCACAGTTACTGTACGAGACCTTCACCGACTCATCTTGTTTTaccagactgtaaataaacatggacatGACAGCACACAAAAACGAAGGCCAATCAactccatcgccccctggtggctggcttcagtaTAGATCAttaaccccgcctcctccccaTTGGCAGAtgggaccaaaataaaaaatcaaagtaaaggttgaataaatgtttttcagaaaTGGTTTCTCTCTAACGTCATCGGTGTAAGAAGGCAGCGCTCGTTTCCGAGATatattggcttcatttctggatagaagaaggaagtgaagacacgtttatctttatttaattatgATCGTATTTAGATGTGTTCTATGATTTGTACTGTAGCTATAGAGCTAATGTTAGCTCTATTAATCCATCAAACTTAACATTTGtgtaaaaacagattaaatgaACATGCTTTAGTATACATCACGTGTTTTGTTAGACAGAGGTTTGCGTACACAcaggtaacaaacacacacacacgtgttctgCAGGAGTCATTTAAAGTTTATTCACACAAAATAAAGTCTGAGCAGTTTCAGATGTTGTTGTTCAGAAAATTCACTCTGATTATTAcgtgaaacattttaatgtccAGGGATTAGTCTTAGCCTTTCAAATGTTATCTAcagtacatttataaataatcaCTTAGAATATACATCATGTTGacactgcgtgtgtgtgcgtgtgtgtgtgcgtgtgtgtgtgtgcgtgtgtttcccAGTGTGAACTCCTGCTGAGTGAAAACAATCCTGCTGCCTCTGAAATCCAGCTTAGTCTGGATTAACACTGAAGTAAACATTAATTCCcgtcagacagtgtgtgtgtgtgtgatgggggggggggggggggggaagacatGAACACTGACATCACAAgcataatattaaaaatatatataacatttttcATTGTCACGATATAACACGTGTCTTCATTTTCCCAGGGTCCCTGAACACACCAGGTGAACAACATGAATCAAACatcaatatttttattgagCGTGACCTCGATGACGTTTCCGGTCTGAGCCGGAATCACAGTTCCATAAAATCTGgcttgccccctggtggttgggtGCAGGTCATgtacccacctcctccatgttagcagatgggacatggaccaaaaaaaaaaaatcaaagtacatgtaaaataaatgtaattctttCTGTAACTTTCACAGCTCACatccttcattttattttcacatataatttaaaaaaaatctaatttaaaggatgaaataaaacaggtttCTGTCGTGTTTCTGAGCAGCAGATGAGGATGAATCATACTGATCGGTGCTGGGTGTGCGGTCGTCATGGTGACAGCTCATCGATGTGAACATTCTGATGAATCagctgattgtgtctgaaaaacaaagtcGACGTTAACACACGTAATCAGTGATCAGACACTAAACCGATCAATGACTAAGAATCAAGTTCCTGACTTTACCAGGTGGGGGCGCTGCAGAGCTGGAGGGGAGAGGTACACTTTCACACCAGAACGAATGTTTAGTTCAGTTGGTTGTAATCTGCAACTTCACCAATAGATGTcactaaaataaacacattgaacctttaaaggGACAGAACATCTCACAACACGACTGACTAGAAACTTTTGTACCTGGTTACTTGCATTTGTTACAGTTTACTTAGTTTTAGTTAATGGTTGCTTCATTTTAGTTACTAGTTACTTATAATTACTACATATTTGGTTTTAGATGCT
The sequence above is drawn from the Hippoglossus hippoglossus isolate fHipHip1 chromosome 7, fHipHip1.pri, whole genome shotgun sequence genome and encodes:
- the si:ch211-180f4.1 gene encoding leucine-rich repeat neuronal protein 1, which codes for MGPAVRSVLLVSLMTSSLCAELDGTSQGGALLCPLQCVCETRPWYTPQSVYHEARTVDCNELHLQRVPANVSSDTQVLLLQSNNISSITSELQSLTNLTELDLSQNHFTQVSSMGLCTLGRLVTLYLEENHIEELVDFSLRNLSSLEELYINHNHITSIGPKAFAGLTNLLRLHLNSNRLVAIDSRWFESLPSLEILMIGENPILGLEEKNFLPLSRLHSLVLAGMGLASVPSAAFLGLDYLESLSFYDNKLRSVPRDALSMLPNLKFLDLNRNPISRIQQGDFQNIQHLEELSLNNMEELLLVERGAFQNLPEMAKLELCKSPRLSYIDPQAFSDLPSLRTLLLHSNQLSLLSGDLLSFLPSLEEVSLHSNPLRCDCLSSWGPHLGNQSHLKLLESSITVCSSPLHLIGRELQEVVAAGWGGGGANSCLPHISPHSFPPSMNVSAGQPITLECWADADPAPQFYWVTPTGDKVSSEAVAAPIISQEGRGLSGKKMKKKKKHRMTDPGALVIEHAELSDAGVYTCVAWNVEGADTKSVSVFVDSQGFGGWWPGGGARQDGDPSREQPWLGNSSAASLVVLAKVVHAQSVVLEWRLYPSGGSSSQGQNQQDAPLPLPRWTSATVHIDNPQISYTAKVPVDVQEYNLTHLLPATEYHVCLTVSSSPPSLTSPSSSLSSSPTPISSSSSSSSPVHTSCLNITTKEAGFSVELVVSRRSSVALAAVMGSMFALSIMALLMVYMGRRVQQHKSCGHSLKKYIQHATSIPLNELYPPLITLWESEAEKDKDDKEEEERGAVEREEEAGGSQIDTTKTFMW